The Acanthopagrus latus isolate v.2019 chromosome 13, fAcaLat1.1, whole genome shotgun sequence genome contains a region encoding:
- the LOC119031936 gene encoding protein sprouty homolog 3 yields the protein MDPAHSFRVELDGMDLQQVPVLSLEQIRAIRANNDYVERPVALELASQSGFFYAHEDRYPPGVYPHHPQSSFHSALPRSQSQQQSAHLSHLSRSSTISSSMSRTSATSDQRLLPGLTPSHSGVGSVVRSQPKGELKHETSFGKGLTEDEAEQGHLFICERCGRCKCQECCAPRRLPSCWACGQRCLCSAESAVEYGTCLCCVKGLFYHCSAQDDEDNCADRPCSCTTAHACARWGTMGLLALCLPCLCCYPPARLCLALCQRAHDRATRPGCRCSNTNTVCRKISASNPNPGHPSLRSKALEKPL from the coding sequence ATGGATCCTGCTCATTCCTTCAGGGTGGAGCTGGACGGGATGGACCTCCAGCAGGTCCCAGTACTCTCACTTGAACAGATACGTGCCATCCGGGCCAACAATGACTATGTGGAGAGGCCCGTGGCACTGGAACTGGCGTCTCAGTCCGGATTCTTTTATGCCCATGAAGACCGTTACCCTCCTGGAGTTTacccccaccacccccagtCGTCCTTCCACTCGGCCCTGCCCCGCAGCCAAAGTCAGCAGCAGTCCGCTCATCTGTCCCACCTGAGCCGATCCAGTACCATAAGCTCTTCCATGTCTCGGACCAGTGCCACCTCAGACCAGCGGCTACTGCCAGGTCTGACACCGTCTCACTCTGGCGTCGGCTCGGTGGTCCGCTCTCAGCCTAAAGGAGAACTCAAGCACGAGACTTCTTTCGGTAAAGGCCTGACGGAGGACGAAGCCGAGCAGGGTCACTTGTTCATCTGTGAGCGGTGCGGTCGCTGTAAGTGCCAAGAGTGCTGCGCTCCCCGCCGCCTGCCTTCCTGCTGGGCCTGTGGGCAGCGCTGCCTGTGCTCCGCTGAGAGCGCCGTGGAGTACGGCACCTGTTTGTGCTGCGTTAAAGGCCTGTTCTACCACTGCTCCGCCCAGGACGACGAGGATAACTGTGCTGACCGGCCGTGCTCCTGCACTACAGCCCACGCCTGTGCCCGCTGGGGCACCATGGGGCTGCTGGCGCTCTGCCTGCCCTGCCTCTGCTGCTACCCCCCTGCCAGGCTGTGCCTTGCCCTGTGCCAGCGCGCCCACGACCGTGCCACGCGCCCCGGCTGCAGGTgcagcaacaccaacactgtGTGCCGCAAGATTTCTGCCTCCAACCCCAACCCTGGTCATCCCTCGCTCCGTAGCAAGGCCCTGGAGAAGCCGTTATGA